A stretch of Tripterygium wilfordii isolate XIE 37 chromosome 11, ASM1340144v1, whole genome shotgun sequence DNA encodes these proteins:
- the LOC120008697 gene encoding probable leucine-rich repeat receptor-like protein kinase At1g35710, whose protein sequence is MKCIALLLVSPSIFLLTTLFLIVASDSTEEAQALLRWKASFQNHTQPLLSSWSILNSSKVSHCTWFGVSCNTAGSITMINLTSCGIFGTLYNFSFSSFSNLSSFDLSMNALHGSIPPQLNHLSNLIHLHLSWNQFSGQIPPTLVQLTHLEALALNDNKLNGSIPQEIGNELKSLIELHLHNNFLGRAIPTSLANMSNLTNLNLFNNSLSGSIPPGLGQLSKLVFFQLQKNQLNGSIPQEIGNMCYVSHLDLSNNQLSGQIPTSFDGLTSITYLYLYNNNLSGSIPREIGKLMSLVHLELSSNQLSGSLPAFLGNLSRLEVLQLKQNLFSGSIPEELGKLNTLLQLDLSFNELNGSLPTSLGNISNLETFNVGQNQFSGSIPVEIGKLANLEILSW, encoded by the exons ATGAAGTGTATTGCCCTCTTACTTGTTTCCCCCTCCATTTTCCTTTTGACTACTTTGTTTCTAATTGTTGCTTCTGATTCTACAGAGGAAGCACAAGCTCTTCTTAGATGGAAAGCCAGTTTTCAAAATCATACTCAGCCTCTCTTGTCTTCATGGTCCATTCTCAATTCATCCAAAGTGAGTCATTGTACTTGGTTCGGTGTCTCTTGCAACACTGCTGGAAGTATAACTATGATTAACCTTACAAGTTGTGGCATATTTGGTACACTCTATAacttttcattctcatctttttCCAATCTCTCATCTTTTGATCTTAGCATGAATGCACTCCATGGTTCCATCCCTCCTCAACTCAATCATCTCTCCAACCTTATTCACCTACATTTGTCGTGGAATCAGTTTTCAGGGCAAATCCCACCTACACTTGTCCAGCTTACTCATCTTGAGGCTCTTGCGCTCAATGATAATAAACTAAATGGCTCAATTCCTCAAGAAATAGGTAATGAGCTAAAGTCCCTCATTGAGCTTCACCTGCACAATAACTTTCTAGGTAGAGccattccaacttctttggCTAATATGAGTAACTTGACTAACTTgaatctcttcaataattcgcTATCCGGTTCCATCCCACCAGGACTTGGTCAGCTCTCCAAGCTTGTCTTCTTTCAATTGCAAAAAAATCAGCTAAACGGTTCCATTCCTCAGGAAATAGGAAATATGTGCTATGTTTCTCATCTAGATCTGAGCAATAATCAACTCAGTGGTCAAATTCCGACATCATTTGATGGTCTAACAAGTATCACTTATCTTTACCTATATAATAACAATCTATCTGGCAGCATACCTAGAgagattggaaaattgatgtCTCTTGTTCACTTGGAGTTGAGTAGTAATCAACTTAGTGGTTCACTTCCAGCTTTCCTTGGAAATTTGAGCAGGTTAGAGGTTTTGCAGCTCaagcaaaatttattttctgggTCTATTCCTGAAGAATTGGGAAAACTAAACACCCTTCTTCAATTGGATTTAAGTTTTAATGAGTTAAATGGTTCTCTTCCAACTTCATTGGGGAATATAAGCAACTTGGAAACTTTCAATGTAGGCCAAAATCAATTCTCTGGATCCATTCCTGTAGAAATAGGAAAACTGGCGAACTTGGAAATTTTGAGT TGGTAG
- the LOC120008395 gene encoding MDIS1-interacting receptor like kinase 2-like has translation MKNCTSLIRVRLNDNQLEGNIDADFGVYPNLTFIDISHNRFFGDISTKWGQCTQLTTLWISGNNVNGKIPPEIGNWTQLYRLDFSMNHLVGRIPRELGRLTNLLELRLNGNHFSGGIPPEVESLTDLEVLDLSANILNFMPDGIGALLNLHYLNLSYNKFSQRIPIPIGDLVHLSQLDLSHNLLIGEIPAQFTKLQDLVTLNFSFNNLSGPIPNSKVFQGAPAEAFQGNKNLCGNVSGLQACQWPHKEDRHGPTKSNKIVFVVVFPLLGALVMSFLIILVFRRLQRRRKGDDENDKQSVTISMFDRTVKFEDIMEATNNFDVMYCIGEGGHGTVYKADLPSGDIVAVKRFHYLLDSSNSSDQKEFFNEVKALTEIKHRNIVKLHGFCIHSKYTFLVYDYLQRGSLAKILSNDEQAKELDWCRRVNVIKGVSHALSYMHHDLSSPIIHRDISSKNILLDLEYEARVSDFGTAKLLNKDSSNWSKLAGTHGYIAPELAYTMKVTEKCDVYSFGMLALEVLKGSHPGDIMPSASSSSSYDTLQVKLNDLLDERLSPPPQNVLDKLNRIMEVAISCLDVNPQCRPTMQLVSKLLSD, from the exons atgaaaaactgCACAAGCTTGATTAGAGTCCGTCTTAATGACAACCAGCTAGAAGGAAATATAGATGCAGACTTTGGAGTCTATCCAAACTTGACCTTTATTGATATCAGCCACAATCGATTTTTCGGAGATATCTCAACTAAGTGGGGTCAATGTACACAATTAACTACTCTATGGATTTCCGGGAATAACGTGAATGGTAAGATACCTCCAGAGATTGGAAATTGGACTCAGCTATATCGTCTTGACTTTTCTATGAATCATTTGGTTGGGAGGATCCCGAGGGAGTTGGGAAGGTTGACTAATTTGCTGGAGTTGAGGTTGAACGGCAATCATTTTTCTGGTGGTATTCCTCCTGAGGTCGAATCACTTACTGATCTCGAAGTTCTCGACTTATCAGCGAACATATTGAACTTTATGCCAGATGGCATTGGAGCTTTGTTGAATCTCCATTACTTGAATTTAAGCTACAACAAATTCAGCCAAAGAATTCCAATTCCAATTGGTGACTTAGTTCACCTTTCTCAACTagatttgagtcataacttgcttaTCGGAGAAATACCAGCACAATTCACCAAGTTGCAAGACCTGGTGACCTTAAATTTCTCCTTCAATAATCTTTCGGGTCCTATTCCAAATAGCAAAGTATTTCAAGGTGCTCCGGCGGAAGCATTCCAAGGAAACAAAAACTTGTGTGGCAACGTGAGTGGATTGCAAGCATGTCAATGGCCACACAAGGAAGATAGACATGGTCCAACAAAGAGCAATAAGATTGTGTTTGTAGTTGTGTTTCCTCTCTTAGGAGCACTTGTTATGTCATTTCTAATAATTCTTGTGTTTCGTAGACTCCAAAGACGAAGGAAGGGCGACGATGAGAATGACAAGCAATCAGTTACAATATCTATGTTTGATAGGACAGTGAAATTTGAAGACATCATGGAAGCAACCAACAATTTTGATGTCATGTATTGTATTGGGGAAGGGGGTCATGGAACTGTCTATAAAGCCGACCTTCCATCAGGTGATATTGTAGCTGTCAAGAGATTCCACTATTTACTTGACAGTAGCAATTCATCAGATCAAAAAGAGTTTTTCAATGAGGTCAAGGCCTTGACAGAGATAAAGCATCGTAATATTGTGAAACTCCATGGCTTTTGCATACATTCAAAATATACATTCTTAGTCTATGATTATCTTCAGAGAGGTAGCCTAGCTAAAATTCTAAGCAACGATGAGCAAGCAAAAGAATTGGATTGGTGTAGGAGGGTGAATGTCATCAAAGGTGTCTCTCACGCCTTGTCTTACATGCACCATGATTTATCATCGCCAATCATTCATCGAGACATATCgagcaaaaatattttgttagaCTTGGAATACGAAGCTCGTGTTTCCGACTTTGGTACCGCTAAGCTTCTCAACAAGGATTCATCTAATTGGTCAAAACTAGCTGGAACACATGGATACATTGCACCAG AGCTTGCTTATACGATGAAAGTGACCGAAAAATGTGACGTATATAGCTTTGGAATGTTGGCATTAGAAGTTCTCAAAGGAAGTCATCCAGGCGATATCATGCCAAgtgcatcatcttcatcttcatatgATACTCTACAAGTTAAACTTAATGATTTGTTAGATGAACGCCTTTCACCTCCACCGCAAAATGTTCTTGATAAATTGAACCGCATCATGGAGGTGGCCATTTCATGCTTAGATGTGAATCCACAATGTAGGCCGACCATGCAACTCGTTTCCAAGTTACTATCCGACTGA